One genomic segment of Streptomyces sp. RerS4 includes these proteins:
- a CDS encoding DUF3099 domain-containing protein, which translates to MYARRRRAYFLLMGACLVLFVSAWSFVRLISVEAAVALCVVAMVIPPIAAVVANRRGPDDRWWDDPSGDPKSDEWWDELDGKRRPGTDDPPTGPSI; encoded by the coding sequence ATGTACGCCCGGCGCCGGCGCGCCTACTTCCTGCTGATGGGCGCATGCCTGGTCCTGTTCGTCTCCGCCTGGTCCTTCGTGCGGCTGATCTCGGTCGAGGCGGCGGTGGCGCTGTGCGTCGTCGCGATGGTGATCCCGCCGATCGCCGCGGTGGTCGCGAACCGGCGCGGGCCGGACGACCGGTGGTGGGACGACCCCTCGGGCGACCCGAAGTCCGATGAATGGTGGGACGAACTGGACGGGAAGCGGCGTCCCGGAACGGACGATCCGCCGACGGGTCCGTCTATATAG
- a CDS encoding GNAT family N-acetyltransferase has protein sequence MSADVRLIAESELAEWLTAVNTGFLTPADATASDVAQRAEYGDLARTQGGFDTDTGRCVATFRSFPQELTVPGGATVPCGAVSNVTVMPTHRRQGLLSRMMAAELAASRARGEVLSTLISAEYPIYGRYGYGPAASCVEWEVDVARTGLDRRRSGLGPDEGRVDLVDVAEVRRVGPVLHERLRAATHGVIDRDARWWNLATGLEEVSHRPYRTKMHVVYRNPAGEVEGLAAYVADDHWTDAKTPLNTVQVKDLIAVTPAAERALWHYLCSIDWVLKVRSGRRAPDDLLPHLLPDARAARVVTAADFLWVRVLDVVRALEARTYAVPGVLVLEVEDPGGPAAGRYRLDAGAGTCAPTDEPADVRIGVSELGSLYLGEESAVRLAALGRLTEERPGALALADAVFRTARRPWCPDVF, from the coding sequence ATGAGTGCTGACGTCCGACTGATCGCCGAATCCGAGCTCGCCGAATGGTTGACGGCCGTCAATACGGGCTTCCTGACGCCCGCCGATGCCACCGCCTCCGACGTGGCCCAGCGGGCCGAGTACGGGGACCTCGCCCGCACCCAGGGCGGTTTCGACACGGACACCGGTCGCTGCGTCGCGACCTTCCGCTCCTTCCCCCAGGAACTGACCGTGCCCGGCGGGGCCACCGTCCCGTGCGGGGCGGTGTCCAACGTGACCGTCATGCCCACGCACCGCCGCCAGGGCCTGCTGTCCCGGATGATGGCCGCCGAACTCGCGGCCTCCCGGGCGCGCGGCGAGGTCCTGTCCACCCTCATCTCCGCCGAGTACCCGATCTACGGCCGCTACGGCTACGGGCCGGCCGCCTCCTGCGTCGAATGGGAGGTGGACGTCGCGCGCACCGGCCTCGATCGCCGACGCTCCGGCCTCGGCCCGGACGAGGGCCGCGTCGACCTGGTCGACGTCGCCGAGGTGCGCAGGGTGGGTCCCGTCCTGCACGAGAGGCTGCGGGCGGCCACGCACGGCGTCATCGACCGCGACGCCCGTTGGTGGAACCTGGCCACCGGCCTTGAGGAGGTCTCGCACCGCCCGTACCGGACGAAGATGCACGTGGTGTACCGGAACCCGGCGGGGGAGGTGGAGGGACTGGCCGCCTACGTGGCCGACGACCACTGGACGGACGCGAAGACCCCGCTGAACACCGTGCAGGTCAAGGACCTGATCGCGGTCACCCCGGCCGCGGAGCGGGCGCTGTGGCACTACCTGTGCTCCATCGACTGGGTGCTGAAGGTCCGCAGCGGCCGCCGGGCGCCCGACGACCTGTTGCCGCACCTGCTGCCCGACGCGCGGGCCGCTCGGGTGGTCACCGCCGCCGACTTCCTGTGGGTGCGGGTGCTGGACGTCGTACGGGCGCTGGAGGCCCGGACGTACGCCGTGCCCGGGGTGCTCGTCCTGGAGGTCGAGGACCCGGGCGGCCCGGCGGCCGGACGCTACCGGCTGGACGCGGGCGCAGGCACGTGCGCCCCTACGGACGAGCCGGCCGACGTGCGGATCGGGGTGTCCGAGCTGGGCTCCCTGTACCTGGGCGAGGAGTCGGCCGTCCGGCTGGCGGCGCTGGGCCGGCTGACCGAGGAACGGCCCGGGGCGCTCGCGCTCGCGGACGCGGTGTTCCGCACCGCGCGCCGGCCGTGGTGTCCGGACGTTTTCTGA
- a CDS encoding FABP family protein, protein MIQIPSDLNPGLVPLAFLLGTWEGAGVFDFPGEEKCNFGQEVVFSHDGRDFLEYTSHSWVLDAEGNKVRPLESESGYWRIDKDRKVEIVMVRDQGVVEVWYGELADKKPQIDLVTDAVARTAASGPYSGGKRLYGYVKSDLMWVGEKATPEVELRPYMSAQLKKVVTPEEIADMARNLPELPEDGIAFFR, encoded by the coding sequence ATGATCCAGATCCCGTCCGACCTGAACCCCGGCCTCGTCCCCCTGGCCTTCCTCCTCGGTACCTGGGAAGGCGCGGGCGTCTTCGACTTCCCCGGCGAGGAGAAGTGCAACTTCGGCCAGGAAGTCGTCTTCAGCCACGACGGCCGGGACTTCCTGGAGTACACCTCCCACTCCTGGGTGCTCGACGCCGAGGGCAACAAGGTGCGCCCGCTGGAGTCCGAGTCGGGCTACTGGCGCATCGACAAGGACCGCAAGGTCGAGATCGTCATGGTCCGTGACCAGGGCGTCGTCGAGGTCTGGTACGGCGAGCTCGCCGACAAGAAGCCGCAGATCGACCTGGTGACCGACGCCGTCGCGCGGACGGCCGCGTCCGGCCCGTACAGCGGTGGCAAGCGCCTCTACGGGTACGTGAAGAGCGACCTGATGTGGGTCGGCGAGAAGGCCACGCCCGAGGTCGAGCTGCGTCCGTACATGTCGGCCCAGCTCAAGAAGGTCGTCACCCCGGAGGAGATCGCCGACATGGCGCGCAACCTCCCCGAGCTCCCGGAAGACGGCATCGCCTTCTTCCGCTGA
- the dtd gene encoding D-aminoacyl-tRNA deacylase, producing MRAVVQRVDGASVVVAGETVGEIVGEGLCVLVGVTHDDTPEKAAVLARKLWSVRILEAEKSCSDVDAPLLVISQFTLYGDARKGRRPTWNAAAPGPVAEPLVEEVVAQLRALGATVATGRFGADMRVSLTNHGPFTIVIDV from the coding sequence ATGCGAGCAGTGGTGCAGAGGGTGGACGGCGCGAGCGTCGTCGTGGCCGGCGAGACCGTCGGCGAGATCGTCGGCGAGGGACTGTGCGTGCTGGTGGGGGTGACCCACGACGACACCCCGGAGAAGGCGGCGGTGCTGGCGCGCAAGCTGTGGTCCGTGCGGATCCTGGAGGCGGAGAAGTCCTGTAGCGACGTCGACGCCCCGCTGCTGGTGATCTCGCAGTTCACGCTCTACGGGGACGCCCGCAAGGGCCGCCGCCCCACCTGGAACGCCGCCGCGCCCGGACCGGTGGCGGAGCCGCTGGTCGAGGAGGTCGTGGCACAGCTGCGGGCGCTGGGGGCGACGGTGGCGACGGGCCGGTTCGGCGCGGACATGCGGGTCTCGCTGACCAACCACGGCCCGTTCACCATCGTCATCGACGTCTGA
- a CDS encoding folate-binding protein: MTSSPLLHLPGAVAAEGRDAGVAAHYGELYGEQRALADGRGFVDLSHRGVVAVSGPDRLSWLHLLLTQHVTDLPAGQATEALILSANGHIEHALYLVDDGETVWAHVEPGTQDELIAYLEAMKFFYRVEVADRTADFAVVHLPAGSIAEVDKGLVVRETPYGRDVFLPRAGLEAFAAGHGPAAGILAYEALRVEAHRPRLGLETDHRTIPHEIGLIGTAVHLQKGCYRGQETVARVHNLGKPPRRLVFLHLDGSEVLLPAHGTPVRLATDGEEGRKLGFVTTAVRHHELGPIALALVKRNVPVDAPLLVGTTAAAQEVVVAP, translated from the coding sequence ATGACCAGCAGCCCCTTGCTCCATCTTCCCGGCGCCGTGGCGGCCGAAGGCCGTGACGCGGGCGTCGCCGCCCACTACGGAGAGCTCTACGGCGAACAGCGCGCCCTCGCCGACGGCCGCGGCTTCGTCGACCTCTCGCACCGGGGCGTCGTCGCCGTCAGCGGACCGGACCGGCTGAGCTGGCTGCACCTGCTGCTCACCCAGCACGTCACGGACCTCCCGGCCGGACAGGCCACGGAGGCGCTGATCCTTTCGGCGAACGGGCACATCGAGCACGCCCTCTACCTCGTCGACGACGGCGAGACGGTGTGGGCGCACGTGGAGCCCGGCACGCAGGACGAGCTGATCGCCTACCTGGAGGCGATGAAGTTCTTCTACCGCGTCGAAGTCGCCGACCGGACCGCCGACTTCGCCGTGGTGCACCTTCCGGCCGGCTCCATCGCCGAGGTCGACAAGGGCCTCGTCGTCCGCGAGACCCCCTACGGCCGCGACGTCTTCCTGCCCCGCGCAGGCCTGGAGGCCTTCGCCGCCGGCCACGGCCCCGCCGCCGGAATCCTCGCCTACGAGGCCCTGCGCGTCGAGGCGCACCGGCCGCGCCTGGGCCTGGAGACCGACCACCGCACCATCCCGCACGAGATCGGCCTCATCGGCACGGCCGTCCACCTCCAGAAGGGCTGCTACCGCGGTCAGGAGACGGTGGCCCGCGTCCACAACCTGGGGAAGCCTCCGCGCCGGCTCGTCTTCCTGCACCTGGACGGCTCCGAGGTGCTGCTCCCGGCGCACGGGACGCCCGTACGGCTCGCCACCGACGGGGAGGAGGGGCGCAAACTCGGCTTCGTCACCACCGCCGTGCGCCACCACGAGCTGGGCCCGATCGCGCTCGCGCTGGTCAAGCGGAACGTTCCCGTGGACGCCCCGCTGCTGGTCGGGACGACGGCCGCAGCGCAGGAGGTCGTGGTGGCGCCGTAG
- a CDS encoding MarR family winged helix-turn-helix transcriptional regulator, whose product MTAMKPGRNRPDLSYLLDHTSHVLRSRMAAALGEVGLTARMHCVLVHALEEERTQIQLAEIGDMDKTTMVVTVDALEAAGLAERRPSSTDRRARIIAVTEAGARLAERSRRIVDRVHDEVLAAVPEEDRAGFVRALDLLAQGHLAGPVEAPRPARRARQSR is encoded by the coding sequence ATGACCGCCATGAAGCCCGGACGCAACCGGCCCGATCTCTCCTACCTCCTCGACCACACCAGCCACGTGCTGCGCTCGCGGATGGCGGCCGCCCTCGGGGAGGTCGGCCTGACCGCGCGGATGCACTGCGTGCTGGTCCACGCCCTGGAGGAGGAGCGTACGCAGATCCAGCTCGCGGAGATCGGCGACATGGACAAGACCACGATGGTGGTGACCGTGGACGCCCTGGAGGCCGCCGGGCTGGCCGAGCGGCGGCCGTCGAGCACCGACCGTCGGGCCCGGATCATCGCGGTGACCGAGGCCGGCGCCCGGCTGGCCGAGCGCAGTCGGCGCATCGTGGACCGGGTGCACGACGAGGTCCTCGCGGCCGTCCCCGAGGAGGACCGGGCGGGCTTCGTGCGCGCCCTCGACCTGCTCGCGCAGGGTCATCTCGCCGGGCCCGTGGAAGCCCCCCGCCCGGCGCGCCGGGCCCGCCAGTCCCGCTGA
- a CDS encoding AmfC protein: MNTSGTSAPAPASPASPAAPADPPPGAAGRPPAQRTGEAPGPTTPAAATVTAVAITTATTLGLPELRAMRRDAQRDEADLSYVRRLLQGRIDILRAELARRTDPEAPVVDRLSEILADAPSRRSASARHVTLGTPHNEEFRLLAAEMLSDVELSDLDARTDAELHDAMARLVGYEQQVSRRRQQLQRMADDSSAEITRRYREGEAQVDDLLA, from the coding sequence ATGAACACTTCTGGTACCTCCGCACCTGCACCCGCTTCACCCGCGTCACCCGCCGCGCCGGCCGATCCGCCGCCCGGCGCCGCGGGACGCCCGCCCGCGCAGCGCACGGGGGAGGCGCCGGGACCGACCACCCCGGCGGCCGCCACCGTCACCGCCGTCGCGATCACCACGGCGACCACGCTCGGCCTGCCCGAGTTGCGCGCGATGCGCCGCGACGCGCAGCGCGACGAGGCCGACCTGAGCTACGTACGCAGACTCCTCCAGGGCCGCATCGACATCCTGCGGGCCGAGCTGGCCCGCCGGACGGACCCCGAGGCGCCGGTGGTGGACCGGCTCTCGGAGATCCTCGCCGACGCCCCGTCCCGCCGGAGCGCCTCCGCCCGGCACGTCACGCTCGGCACCCCGCACAACGAGGAGTTCCGGCTGCTGGCGGCGGAGATGCTGTCCGACGTGGAACTGTCCGACCTGGACGCCCGTACGGACGCCGAACTGCACGACGCGATGGCCCGGTTGGTCGGTTACGAGCAGCAGGTCTCGCGGCGCCGCCAGCAACTCCAGCGCATGGCGGACGACTCCAGCGCGGAGATCACCCGCCGCTACCGGGAGGGCGAGGCGCAGGTCGACGACCTGCTGGCGTAG
- a CDS encoding putative protein N(5)-glutamine methyltransferase produces the protein MTTMVERLRAAGCVFAEEEADLLVAAADDDGHLEGLVARRVAGEPLEHVVGWAEFSGLRMEVGAGAFVPRRRTEFLVELAVESAVPGAVVLDLCCGVGALGAAVAARVPGGVELHVADIDPAPLAYARRNVAPYGGTVWEGDLYAALPARLRGRIGVLVVNAPYVPTEEIGFMPPEARDHEPLVSLDGGADGLDVHRRIAAEAVDWLAPGGHLLIETSARQSPVTASALVAGGLEVRAATSEELYATVVIGRAPLGV, from the coding sequence ATGACAACGATGGTGGAACGGCTGCGCGCGGCGGGCTGCGTCTTCGCCGAGGAGGAGGCCGACCTGCTGGTCGCCGCCGCCGACGACGACGGGCACCTGGAGGGGCTGGTGGCCCGGCGGGTGGCCGGCGAACCGTTGGAACACGTCGTCGGCTGGGCGGAGTTCAGCGGGCTGCGCATGGAGGTCGGCGCGGGGGCCTTCGTGCCGCGCCGGCGCACCGAGTTCCTGGTGGAGCTGGCCGTGGAGTCGGCCGTGCCGGGCGCGGTGGTGCTCGACCTGTGCTGCGGCGTGGGCGCCCTCGGCGCGGCGGTGGCGGCGCGGGTGCCGGGCGGGGTCGAGCTGCACGTGGCCGACATCGACCCGGCCCCGCTGGCGTACGCGCGGCGCAACGTGGCCCCGTACGGCGGAACGGTGTGGGAGGGCGACCTGTACGCGGCGCTCCCGGCGCGGCTGCGGGGACGGATCGGGGTGCTGGTGGTCAACGCCCCGTACGTGCCGACCGAGGAGATCGGCTTCATGCCGCCGGAGGCCCGGGACCACGAACCGCTGGTCTCCCTGGACGGCGGCGCCGACGGCCTCGACGTGCACCGGCGGATCGCGGCGGAGGCGGTCGACTGGCTGGCGCCGGGCGGGCACCTGCTGATCGAGACCAGTGCGCGGCAGTCGCCGGTGACGGCGTCCGCCCTGGTGGCGGGCGGGCTGGAGGTCCGGGCGGCGACATCGGAGGAGCTGTACGCGACCGTGGTGATCGGCCGTGCTCCCCTGGGCGTATGA
- a CDS encoding DUF2993 domain-containing protein, giving the protein MRFLRVVVIIAVVLGALFVGVDRWAVGYAENRLADRLQSRQGLAGSAEVEIHGFPFLTQAIGHELDRVDLKLQGIDAQADGRKARLTRLDAGFHEVKLNADYTGGTARRAEGNALISYEDLTKASESGVVLTYGGAPGKVKVTATFDFLGKSITKSVVSTVTLVEGKGGGKLVRVRADSVPGEGLPGIESAIRKRTDFDRRLDAGLPTGLQLSTLTSDDSGVHLTLSGTDVSLAAGS; this is encoded by the coding sequence GTGCGGTTTCTGCGCGTCGTCGTGATCATCGCAGTGGTGCTGGGCGCCCTGTTCGTGGGGGTGGACCGCTGGGCGGTCGGCTATGCCGAGAACCGGCTGGCCGACCGCCTCCAGTCCCGGCAGGGGCTCGCGGGCAGCGCCGAGGTGGAGATACACGGCTTCCCCTTCCTCACGCAGGCCATCGGTCACGAGCTGGACCGGGTGGATCTGAAGCTCCAGGGCATCGACGCCCAAGCCGACGGCCGCAAGGCGCGCCTCACGCGGCTCGACGCCGGCTTCCACGAGGTGAAGCTGAACGCGGACTACACGGGCGGCACCGCCCGCCGCGCCGAGGGCAACGCGCTGATCTCCTACGAGGACCTCACCAAGGCCTCCGAGAGCGGCGTGGTCCTCACCTACGGCGGGGCGCCGGGCAAGGTGAAGGTGACCGCGACGTTCGACTTCCTGGGCAAGAGCATCACCAAGAGCGTCGTGTCGACCGTCACGCTCGTGGAGGGCAAGGGCGGCGGCAAGCTGGTCCGCGTACGGGCGGACTCCGTGCCCGGCGAGGGCCTGCCGGGGATCGAATCGGCCATCCGCAAGCGGACCGACTTCGACCGCCGCCTCGACGCGGGCCTGCCGACCGGGCTCCAGCTGTCGACACTGACCTCGGACGACAGCGGCGTCCACCTCACGCTCAGCGGTACGGACGTGTCCCTGGCCGCCGGATCGTGA
- a CDS encoding sulfurtransferase, whose amino-acid sequence MSRSDVLVDADWVEAHLNDANVVIVEVDEDTSAYDKNHITNAVRIDWKQDLQDPVRRDFVDQEGFEKLLSAKGISNDDTVVLYGGNNNWFASYAYWYFKLYGHRDVRLLDGGRKKWELDSRDLVDGKDVPNRPATQYKAQPQDTTIRAFRDDVVAAINVQNLVDVRSPDEFSGKLLAPAHLPQEQSQRPGHVPSARNIPWSKNANDDGTFKSDEELTALYQAEGVDLDTKDTIAYCRIGERSALTWFVLHELLGQENVKNYDGSWTEYGSLVGVPIELGANK is encoded by the coding sequence ATGAGCCGCAGCGACGTCCTCGTAGACGCCGACTGGGTCGAGGCCCACCTGAACGACGCCAACGTCGTCATCGTCGAGGTGGACGAGGACACGTCCGCGTACGACAAGAACCACATCACCAACGCCGTCCGGATCGACTGGAAGCAGGACCTCCAGGACCCGGTCCGCCGCGACTTCGTGGACCAGGAGGGCTTCGAGAAGCTGCTCTCCGCCAAGGGCATCTCCAACGACGACACGGTCGTCCTCTACGGCGGCAACAACAACTGGTTCGCGTCCTACGCCTACTGGTACTTCAAGCTCTACGGCCACCGGGACGTCCGCCTCCTCGACGGCGGCCGCAAGAAGTGGGAGCTCGACTCCCGCGACCTGGTCGACGGCAAGGACGTCCCGAACCGCCCGGCCACCCAGTACAAGGCCCAGCCGCAGGACACCACGATCCGCGCCTTCCGCGACGACGTGGTGGCCGCGATCAACGTCCAGAACCTGGTCGACGTCCGCTCGCCCGACGAGTTCTCCGGCAAGCTGCTCGCCCCGGCGCACCTCCCGCAGGAGCAGTCGCAGCGCCCCGGCCACGTGCCGAGCGCCCGCAACATCCCGTGGTCGAAGAACGCCAACGACGACGGCACCTTCAAGTCCGACGAGGAGCTGACGGCCCTGTACCAGGCCGAGGGCGTCGACCTGGACACGAAGGACACCATCGCCTACTGCCGCATCGGTGAGCGCTCCGCCCTCACGTGGTTCGTGCTGCACGAGCTGCTGGGCCAGGAGAACGTCAAGAACTACGACGGCTCCTGGACCGAGTACGGCTCGCTCGTCGGCGTGCCGATCGAGCTCGGCGCCAACAAGTAG
- a CDS encoding DUF1416 domain-containing protein produces MCGAQIGGPDLATLKPGETAIQGQVTKDGEPISGYVRLLDSTGEFTAEVPTSATGQFRFYAATGSWTLRALVPGAQADRAVVVAEAGGVTDVAIAV; encoded by the coding sequence ATGTGTGGAGCACAGATCGGCGGGCCCGACCTCGCGACGCTGAAGCCCGGTGAGACCGCCATCCAGGGGCAGGTGACCAAGGACGGCGAGCCCATCAGCGGTTACGTCCGCCTGCTGGACTCGACCGGTGAGTTCACCGCCGAGGTCCCGACCTCCGCGACCGGCCAGTTCCGCTTCTACGCGGCCACCGGTTCCTGGACGCTGCGCGCGCTCGTCCCGGGTGCCCAGGCGGACCGCGCCGTGGTCGTCGCCGAGGCCGGCGGCGTGACGGACGTCGCCATCGCGGTCTGA
- a CDS encoding MFS transporter — translation MSVVTPAPARSGSGFRSRSAALAVLATGMLMTVLDGSIVTVAMPAIQNDLGFSPAALSWVVNAYLIAFGSLLLLAGRLGDLIGRKRMFLIGTAVFTGASLLAGAATGPALLIAARFLQGVGSAMASAVSLGILVTLYTQAAERARAIAVFSFTGAAGASLGQVLGGVLTDALDWHWIFYINLPIGLATLALALRALPADRGLGLAAGADSLGAALVTAGLMTGIYSVVKAEQYGWTSAHTLGLGALSAALLAGFLRRQTTARTPLMPLRVFRSRAVTAANLVQMLMVAAMFSFQILVALYLQKVRGYGAAETGLAMLPAALAIGAVSLGVSARLVSRFGDRAVLLTGLALLTAALGLLVRLPVEADYASDLLPVMLLGAGFGLALPPLTSLGMSGAREDDAGLASGLFNTTQQIGMALGVAVLSTLAAARTERLAAAGATPAEALTGGYHLAFGIGAALLATAFAVTFTLLRRPAPAPAPVPAPSAVRDVVTAGSGR, via the coding sequence ATGTCCGTCGTAACCCCAGCCCCCGCCCGCTCGGGATCAGGCTTCCGCTCCCGCTCCGCCGCCCTCGCCGTCCTCGCCACCGGCATGCTGATGACCGTCCTCGACGGCAGCATCGTCACCGTGGCCATGCCGGCCATCCAGAACGACCTCGGCTTCTCGCCGGCCGCCCTCAGTTGGGTCGTCAACGCCTACCTGATCGCCTTCGGCAGCCTGTTGCTGCTCGCCGGCCGGCTCGGCGACCTGATCGGCCGCAAGCGCATGTTCCTGATCGGCACGGCCGTCTTCACCGGGGCCTCGCTGCTCGCCGGCGCCGCGACCGGACCCGCCCTGCTGATCGCCGCCCGCTTCCTCCAGGGCGTCGGCAGTGCGATGGCCTCGGCCGTCAGCCTCGGCATCCTCGTCACGCTGTACACGCAGGCCGCCGAACGTGCCAGGGCCATCGCCGTCTTCAGCTTCACCGGCGCCGCCGGCGCCTCCCTCGGCCAGGTGCTCGGAGGGGTCCTGACCGACGCCCTCGACTGGCACTGGATCTTCTACATCAACCTGCCGATCGGCCTGGCCACCCTCGCCCTCGCGCTCCGCGCCCTGCCCGCCGACCGGGGGCTCGGCCTCGCCGCCGGGGCCGACTCACTCGGCGCCGCCCTGGTCACCGCCGGCCTGATGACCGGCATCTACAGCGTGGTCAAGGCCGAACAGTACGGCTGGACCTCCGCGCACACCCTGGGCCTCGGTGCCCTCTCCGCGGCCCTGCTCGCCGGTTTCCTGCGCCGCCAGACCACCGCGCGCACCCCGCTGATGCCGCTGCGCGTCTTCCGTTCGCGCGCCGTCACCGCCGCCAACCTGGTCCAGATGCTGATGGTCGCCGCGATGTTCTCGTTCCAGATCCTCGTCGCCCTCTACCTCCAGAAGGTGCGCGGCTACGGGGCCGCCGAGACCGGGCTCGCGATGCTGCCCGCCGCCCTCGCCATCGGCGCGGTCTCGCTCGGCGTCTCCGCCCGCCTCGTCTCGCGCTTCGGCGACCGCGCCGTCCTGCTGACCGGCCTCGCCCTGCTCACCGCCGCGCTCGGCCTGCTCGTGCGCCTGCCCGTCGAGGCCGACTACGCGTCCGACCTGCTCCCCGTGATGCTCCTCGGCGCCGGCTTCGGCCTGGCCCTGCCCCCGCTGACCTCGCTCGGGATGTCCGGCGCCCGCGAGGACGACGCGGGCCTCGCCTCGGGCCTGTTCAACACCACCCAGCAGATCGGCATGGCCCTCGGCGTCGCCGTACTGTCCACCCTCGCCGCCGCTCGCACCGAGCGCCTCGCCGCCGCCGGAGCCACCCCGGCCGAGGCCCTGACCGGCGGCTACCACCTGGCCTTCGGCATCGGCGCGGCCCTCCTCGCCACCGCCTTCGCCGTGACCTTCACCCTCCTGCGCCGCCCCGCCCCCGCCCCCGCACCCGTGCCCGCGCCCTCGGCTGTACGCGATGTCGTCACAGCGGGGTCAGGCCGCTGA
- a CDS encoding sigma-70 family RNA polymerase sigma factor, which translates to MELTERFEEHRGRLRAVAYRMLGSLGEAEDAVQETWLRLDRSDDGEIENLGGWLTTVTARVCLNLLRAREQRREDPIERLETRVPDPIISSARGIEPEQEVLLADSVGLALMVVMESLAPAERLAFVLHDMFAVPFDDIAPLVEKTPAATRQLASRARRRVRERAPAPDADLARQREAVDAFYAAARDGRFEALVSVLDPDVVLRSDAGAGSPMSVVFAGARTVASQAALYRALAPFVRPALINGAAGAVVVRGGRAVSVMAFTVVGGKIVAIDALGDPERLKTLDLTALA; encoded by the coding sequence ATGGAGTTGACGGAACGTTTCGAGGAGCACCGCGGCCGGCTCCGGGCGGTGGCCTACCGGATGCTGGGCTCGCTCGGCGAGGCGGAGGACGCCGTCCAGGAGACGTGGCTGCGGCTCGACCGCAGCGACGACGGCGAGATCGAGAACCTCGGCGGATGGCTGACGACGGTCACCGCCCGGGTGTGCCTGAACCTGCTGCGCGCGCGTGAGCAGCGGCGGGAGGACCCGATCGAGCGCCTGGAGACCCGCGTCCCGGACCCGATCATCAGCTCGGCGCGGGGGATCGAGCCCGAGCAGGAGGTGCTGCTCGCGGACTCTGTGGGGCTGGCGTTGATGGTGGTGATGGAGTCGCTGGCGCCGGCGGAGCGGTTGGCGTTCGTCCTGCACGACATGTTCGCCGTGCCGTTCGACGACATCGCCCCGCTGGTGGAGAAGACCCCGGCGGCGACGCGTCAGCTCGCCAGCCGCGCGCGCCGACGGGTGCGCGAGCGGGCCCCGGCCCCGGACGCCGACCTCGCGCGGCAGCGGGAGGCGGTGGACGCGTTCTACGCCGCCGCGCGGGACGGGCGCTTCGAGGCGCTCGTCTCCGTCCTGGACCCGGACGTGGTGCTGCGCTCCGACGCGGGTGCGGGCAGCCCGATGTCGGTGGTGTTCGCGGGCGCCCGTACGGTGGCGAGCCAGGCGGCCCTGTACCGCGCGCTCGCGCCGTTCGTCCGCCCGGCGCTGATCAACGGGGCGGCCGGCGCGGTCGTGGTGCGCGGGGGCCGGGCGGTGTCGGTGATGGCGTTCACGGTGGTCGGCGGCAAGATCGTCGCCATCGACGCCCTGGGAGACCCGGAACGCCTGAAGACCCTGGACCTGACGGCCCTGGCCTGA
- a CDS encoding transcriptional repressor has protein sequence MVTTDWKTDLRQRGYRLTPQRQLVLEAVDALEHATPDEILVEVRKTASGVNISTVYRTLELLEELGLVSHAHLGHGAPTYHLADRHHHIHLVCRDCTEVIEADVDIAADFTAKLRDTFGFETDMKHFAIFGLCVKCAAARRASDAGTGTGTDAGSGAGSATA, from the coding sequence GTGGTGACCACCGACTGGAAGACCGACCTGCGGCAGCGCGGTTACCGGCTGACACCGCAGCGTCAACTCGTGCTGGAAGCCGTCGACGCCCTGGAGCACGCGACCCCCGACGAGATCCTCGTCGAGGTGCGCAAGACCGCTTCCGGCGTCAACATCTCCACCGTCTACCGGACCCTGGAGCTGCTGGAGGAGCTGGGCCTGGTCTCGCACGCCCACCTCGGGCACGGGGCCCCCACCTACCACCTCGCCGATCGGCACCACCACATCCACCTCGTGTGCCGCGACTGCACCGAGGTGATCGAGGCGGACGTGGACATCGCCGCCGATTTCACGGCGAAGCTCCGCGACACCTTCGGCTTCGAGACGGACATGAAGCACTTCGCGATCTTCGGCCTGTGCGTCAAGTGCGCCGCGGCGCGCCGGGCGTCCGACGCGGGCACCGGCACTGGCACCGACGCGGGCTCGGGGGCCGGTTCCGCCACCGCGTGA